In Candidatus Sedimenticola sp. (ex Thyasira tokunagai), the following proteins share a genomic window:
- a CDS encoding ABC transporter permease: protein MSHYSRYWTAYQTIVTKEFLRFIRIWLQTVLPPVITTCLYYLIFGTLIGERIGEMDGFSYIDFIVPGLILMAVITNSYANVVSSFFSSKFQRHIEELLISPVPNWVILAGYVSGGVARGVVVGVAVTAVSLFFTDLSIYSYGWTLVVFLLTSVLFALAGFINAVYANTFDDISIIPTFVLTPLTYLGGVFYSITMLPTFWQNASLANPVLYMVNAFRYGLLGVSDIPINMALGIILLFIFGLAGYSLNLLKRGVGIKS from the coding sequence GTGAGTCACTATAGCCGCTACTGGACCGCTTACCAGACTATCGTCACCAAGGAGTTCCTCCGTTTTATACGCATCTGGCTACAGACGGTGTTGCCGCCGGTGATTACCACCTGTCTCTACTATCTGATTTTCGGTACGCTGATTGGCGAGCGCATCGGTGAGATGGATGGTTTTTCCTACATCGACTTTATTGTGCCGGGGCTGATTCTGATGGCGGTGATCACCAACTCCTACGCCAATGTGGTCTCCTCTTTCTTCAGTAGCAAGTTTCAGCGTCATATCGAGGAGTTGCTGATTTCACCTGTGCCCAACTGGGTGATCCTGGCAGGCTATGTCTCTGGTGGTGTTGCCCGGGGTGTGGTGGTGGGAGTTGCCGTTACTGCAGTCTCCCTCTTTTTTACCGATCTGAGTATCTACAGCTATGGTTGGACCCTGGTGGTGTTTCTTCTCACCTCGGTGCTTTTTGCACTTGCCGGCTTTATCAACGCAGTCTATGCCAACACGTTTGACGACATATCCATTATTCCCACTTTTGTATTGACCCCTCTCACCTACCTCGGCGGCGTCTTCTACTCGATTACTATGCTGCCGACCTTCTGGCAGAACGCCTCTCTGGCCAATCCGGTGCTCTATATGGTGAATGCCTTTCGCTACGGGCTGTTGGGGGTGTCGGATATTCCGATCAATATGGCTCTGGGGATTATCCTGCTGTTTATCTTCGGTCTTGCCGGCTACAGCCTTAACCTGCTGAAACGGGGCGTTGGCATCAAGAGTTGA
- a CDS encoding EAL domain-containing protein, translating to MISEGHRHQQEIRADQVSMLYQGIGTSVLVTLAVALIFTYIHSSHDHPKILYGWLATLTIVMLIRGGVGYYFLHHVSPGADYKAWRWRFRVGVWSAGIVWGLAGLLFYPSEQVAYQTFTVLVLAGLAAGAITVLAADFPSFLGYTGFALLPVALISLWQGDTLHVGMGTLVIALLAFLQRAARNLSESFITSLRLRYENRALVTQLAEEKDHLDNRLGRILNNSSSEIYIFDADSLCCLQANAGAAQNLGYSPLELEGKRIQDILVEISSSHFKQLVEPLLTQEQEYITLSGYHQRSDSSTYPVEAQIQLSELEHPPVFVVTVLDLTQREKAERTVREKQAMIHSVLSSAPVVLWALDTQGNFTFTDAGSTQNPRNFIRAKPGDNIFTTYAGTPQIVNEAHRALAGESFRSDLELNDSAYEIRYTPQIEDGHLIGAIGVALNITERKEHERELIRQANYDELTGLPNKSYMMLLITEAFNRAKRKQEKVALIYIDLDHFKNINDTMGHRAGDELLKQAAGRICNRLREVDTAARLSGDEFLVMAEGLKQDEDAGVVARKLSRAFKQPYTVDSREIYTSVSIGISLFPSDSESADQLLQYADTAMYQVKANDRNGYQFFTSAMRTAAEGRMTLESHLHRALEHRELSVVYQPKIDATNGQILGAEALLRWNSEALGFIPPDQFIPIAEDSGLIESIGAWVLEEACAEAKGWHALCDRSLHVAVNVSSRQFRGNRLLDTMERALRISGLSAAALEIEITESLLVQDAPKTLEILNQLQERGVRLSLDDFGTGYSSLSYLKRFPLQILKIDRSFVSDLSEKGDNQTLVDAIIAMAHSLNLQVVAEGVENHQQLAYMKERGVAQIQGYLFSPPVTAEVFRAMLTGERPLLATVTQEETQTDTAPHLGPKNLNS from the coding sequence GTGATAAGCGAGGGACACCGCCACCAGCAAGAGATTCGAGCCGATCAGGTATCGATGCTCTACCAGGGGATTGGAACATCGGTGCTTGTCACCCTCGCGGTAGCACTGATTTTCACCTACATCCACAGCTCCCATGACCACCCGAAAATACTCTACGGCTGGCTTGCGACCCTCACCATCGTAATGTTGATTCGTGGCGGTGTAGGGTACTATTTCCTTCACCACGTTTCACCCGGCGCAGACTATAAAGCCTGGCGCTGGCGATTCCGTGTCGGCGTTTGGTCAGCCGGAATAGTCTGGGGGCTCGCCGGCCTGCTCTTCTACCCAAGTGAGCAGGTCGCCTACCAGACGTTCACGGTGCTGGTACTGGCAGGCTTGGCGGCCGGGGCCATTACGGTGCTGGCAGCCGACTTCCCCTCCTTTCTCGGCTATACCGGATTTGCTCTGCTCCCTGTAGCCCTCATCTCCCTGTGGCAAGGTGATACTCTGCATGTCGGCATGGGGACGCTGGTCATCGCCCTTCTGGCCTTTCTGCAGAGGGCGGCCAGGAACCTCAGCGAATCGTTCATCACTTCACTTAGGCTGCGCTACGAGAACCGGGCACTGGTAACCCAATTGGCCGAAGAGAAGGACCACCTCGATAATCGTCTTGGACGCATTCTCAACAATAGCTCCAGTGAAATCTACATCTTTGATGCCGATTCCCTCTGCTGCCTCCAGGCCAATGCCGGTGCTGCACAAAACCTGGGATACTCCCCTCTTGAGCTTGAGGGTAAGCGAATTCAGGATATCCTGGTGGAGATAAGTTCCAGCCATTTCAAACAGCTGGTGGAGCCACTGCTTACACAGGAGCAGGAGTACATCACCCTCAGTGGCTACCACCAACGTAGCGACAGCAGCACCTACCCGGTTGAGGCGCAGATACAACTCTCAGAGCTTGAGCACCCCCCTGTTTTCGTAGTCACGGTGCTCGACCTCACCCAGCGCGAAAAGGCTGAGCGTACGGTACGAGAGAAGCAGGCGATGATCCACTCGGTCCTCTCCTCGGCACCGGTGGTGCTGTGGGCGCTGGATACTCAGGGTAACTTCACCTTCACCGATGCCGGCAGCACGCAAAACCCGAGAAACTTTATCCGGGCAAAACCCGGCGACAATATCTTTACCACCTATGCAGGCACACCCCAGATCGTCAATGAAGCCCACCGCGCTCTCGCAGGCGAAAGCTTTCGCTCTGACCTGGAACTCAATGATTCAGCTTATGAGATTCGCTACACACCACAGATTGAGGATGGCCACCTGATCGGCGCCATCGGCGTTGCGCTAAATATCACCGAGCGTAAGGAGCACGAACGGGAGCTGATACGTCAGGCCAACTACGACGAACTCACCGGGCTGCCCAACAAAAGCTATATGATGCTGCTGATCACCGAGGCGTTTAACCGGGCCAAGCGGAAACAGGAGAAAGTGGCTCTGATCTATATCGACCTGGACCACTTCAAAAACATCAATGACACCATGGGGCACCGTGCCGGCGACGAACTATTGAAACAGGCGGCGGGGCGTATCTGTAACAGACTGCGGGAAGTTGATACCGCAGCGAGGTTGAGTGGTGACGAGTTCCTGGTCATGGCAGAGGGTCTGAAGCAGGATGAAGATGCAGGTGTAGTCGCCCGTAAGCTGAGCCGTGCATTCAAACAGCCCTACACCGTCGATTCACGGGAGATCTATACCAGCGTCAGTATCGGCATCAGCCTCTTTCCCAGCGATAGCGAGTCTGCCGATCAACTGCTGCAGTACGCCGATACCGCCATGTATCAGGTCAAGGCAAACGACCGCAACGGCTACCAATTTTTTACCAGCGCGATGCGTACCGCCGCCGAAGGACGCATGACCCTTGAATCCCATCTCCATCGTGCTCTGGAACACAGGGAACTCTCGGTTGTCTACCAACCCAAGATAGATGCGACCAATGGGCAAATACTAGGGGCGGAAGCGTTATTGCGCTGGAACAGTGAGGCCCTGGGATTTATACCTCCTGACCAGTTTATTCCCATTGCCGAGGATTCGGGATTAATAGAGAGCATCGGTGCCTGGGTACTGGAAGAGGCCTGCGCCGAGGCCAAAGGCTGGCACGCACTGTGTGATCGATCACTGCATGTGGCGGTCAACGTCTCATCCCGTCAATTCCGCGGTAACCGCCTGTTGGACACAATGGAGCGCGCCCTGCGCATCAGTGGATTGAGCGCCGCCGCCCTTGAGATAGAGATCACCGAGAGCCTGCTGGTTCAGGATGCACCCAAGACATTGGAAATTCTTAACCAGCTACAAGAGCGTGGTGTCAGGCTCTCTCTCGATGACTTCGGCACAGGCTACTCATCACTCAGTTACCTGAAACGATTCCCTCTGCAGATACTCAAGATCGACCGTAGTTTCGTCAGCGACTTGTCTGAGAAAGGTGATAACCAAACCCTGGTCGATGCCATCATCGCCATGGCACACAGCCTCAACCTGCAGGTAGTGGCGGAGGGGGTTGAGAACCATCAGCAGCTGGCTTACATGAAAGAGCGGGGGGTGGCGCAGATACAGGGCTACCTCTTCAGCCCGCCGGTAACAGCAGAAGTGTTCAGAGCCATGCTGACTGGAGAGCGGCCGCTACTCGCCACTGTCACCCAGGAAGAGACTCAAACCGATACCGCGCCTCACCTCGGCCCAAAAAACCTCAACTCTTGA
- the pdsS gene encoding proteobacterial dedicated sortase system histidine kinase, producing the protein MQEYRRPFFHSIRFKLALVSLTLLVIPWAGYRYIQETEIFLRRSQETMLLGTAQAVAAILHNHEEMFISAAGDQESEKTDTHLYVNPLNADIQLDGYTDDWQGHLRNIRSHPEQGEVVFESLMGEQGGYIYLLLQVRDDRLIYQRPGERRMDHSDHVELAMESPEGELKRYRITTTSPGWVNAEQMPENRRAVYPVVTEVRIQGEWQESREGYTLELRIPRYLIGDRLAFSIADVDDPISRALVQQTATAPMTTLATLGQLVRPNPVIEQLIGGLEHENARIWVLDRNRRVLAQRGQLKTPDQPTNETTPNSIPGNLLHLLFQLILVQPTDQFEDEFSGRSRLQGPEITQALTGEAKARRRSTADGRAVVLSAAWPIHSPDGIIGTVLVEQTTNQILSLQNEALERLFAVTLTFFLFTGLALLGFASLLTGRIHRLRNRVEEAVSPDGRILGTMKGVPSQDEIGDLERSFSNVFHRLEEYNRYLEAMASRLAHELRTPLVVVKGSLDNLEVESSGNSRQRYIDRAREGTERLGLILYRMREATRLEQLMQQTETELFDLANLIKIASENYHQAFPGTHFLFHSPSHPIMLTGAPDLISQALDKLISNAVDFHSPNTPIELQLTEGQKAIQLEIHNQGPLLPSELSQNLFDSMVSLRPEKGTEPHLGLGLYLVRLICEFHGGKVAANNLADGSGVGFTLTFPTIV; encoded by the coding sequence ATGCAGGAATACCGGCGTCCCTTTTTTCACAGCATCCGCTTCAAGCTGGCGTTGGTCTCCCTCACCCTGCTGGTGATCCCCTGGGCCGGCTACCGCTACATCCAGGAGACCGAGATATTCCTGCGCCGCAGTCAGGAGACGATGCTGCTGGGAACCGCTCAGGCGGTGGCTGCAATTCTGCACAACCACGAGGAGATGTTTATCTCCGCCGCCGGTGACCAGGAATCTGAAAAAACGGACACCCACCTTTACGTTAACCCCCTTAACGCTGACATCCAGCTTGACGGCTACACTGACGACTGGCAAGGCCATCTGCGCAATATCAGATCCCACCCGGAGCAGGGGGAGGTGGTATTTGAAAGCCTGATGGGAGAGCAGGGAGGCTATATCTATCTGCTGTTGCAAGTACGTGATGATCGACTTATCTATCAGCGCCCGGGGGAACGGCGGATGGACCATAGTGATCACGTTGAGCTTGCCATGGAATCTCCTGAAGGGGAGCTGAAGCGCTACCGCATCACCACCACCTCACCAGGGTGGGTCAATGCCGAACAGATGCCCGAAAACCGTCGGGCAGTCTACCCTGTAGTCACAGAGGTGCGTATCCAGGGTGAGTGGCAGGAGTCCCGAGAGGGCTATACCCTGGAGCTGAGAATACCCCGCTACCTGATAGGCGACCGCCTTGCGTTCAGCATCGCCGATGTCGATGATCCGATCAGCCGAGCCCTGGTACAACAGACTGCTACAGCGCCCATGACTACACTGGCCACATTGGGACAACTGGTTCGTCCCAATCCGGTGATTGAACAGCTGATTGGTGGTCTGGAACATGAAAATGCCCGCATCTGGGTGCTCGACCGCAACCGACGGGTGCTTGCTCAACGTGGACAGCTGAAAACCCCGGACCAGCCCACTAACGAGACAACACCCAACTCCATCCCCGGCAACCTGTTACATCTGCTGTTCCAACTGATATTGGTACAGCCAACTGACCAATTTGAGGATGAGTTCAGTGGTCGCTCCCGCCTACAGGGCCCTGAAATAACTCAGGCACTGACCGGGGAAGCGAAGGCACGCCGCCGCTCAACCGCCGATGGCCGGGCGGTTGTCCTCTCAGCCGCCTGGCCGATCCACTCACCTGACGGAATCATCGGCACAGTGTTGGTGGAGCAGACTACCAATCAGATATTGAGTCTACAAAACGAGGCGCTTGAACGACTATTCGCCGTCACCCTCACCTTTTTTCTCTTTACCGGCCTGGCGCTGCTGGGTTTTGCCAGTCTGTTGACCGGCCGCATACATCGCCTGCGCAACCGGGTGGAAGAAGCGGTAAGTCCAGACGGCCGCATACTTGGAACTATGAAGGGAGTCCCCTCACAGGATGAGATCGGCGATCTGGAGCGCAGCTTCTCCAACGTTTTCCATCGCCTTGAGGAGTACAACCGGTATCTGGAAGCGATGGCATCAAGGCTGGCGCATGAGTTGCGTACTCCCTTGGTGGTGGTTAAAGGCTCTCTTGATAACCTTGAGGTGGAGAGCAGTGGGAACTCACGGCAACGCTACATAGACCGTGCCAGAGAAGGAACAGAACGGCTCGGCCTGATCCTCTACCGTATGCGTGAAGCCACCCGTCTCGAACAGCTAATGCAGCAGACAGAGACTGAGCTTTTCGATCTGGCCAACCTGATCAAAATAGCATCGGAAAACTACCATCAAGCCTTCCCCGGCACTCACTTTCTGTTCCATTCACCCTCCCATCCGATAATGCTCACAGGCGCACCCGACCTGATCAGCCAGGCACTTGACAAACTGATCAGCAATGCGGTCGACTTCCATAGCCCAAACACTCCAATCGAACTGCAACTTACAGAGGGTCAGAAGGCGATCCAACTGGAGATCCACAATCAGGGGCCACTGCTCCCCTCTGAGTTGAGTCAAAACCTGTTTGATTCCATGGTTTCCCTTCGCCCGGAAAAAGGAACCGAGCCCCACCTCGGCCTGGGTCTCTATCTGGTGCGACTGATCTGCGAGTTCCATGGAGGCAAGGTGGCTGCCAACAATCTGGCAGATGGCTCCGGGGTCGGCTTCACCCTTACCTTTCCAACTATTGTTTAA
- a CDS encoding surface lipoprotein assembly modifier, giving the protein MDTIPLRLHLRLPALLSVFLCCLFSTQVVAEQPAVSEGSRLLNAGEPEQAYDLLWDAVMSDPDNIKANYLLGRAAMALKLYENAVAAYERILTADPNQLQARLNLGIANYALGSYTAAKYELELLLSVDPPQGIRHKAQRYLERIEGRKGESRLRARLSVGLVYNTNVGTTATARDDWGAMVSLGLKHDWDAGSRGGFLWGTTGVLHNVIHQDVSAYDLNYLSLETGPGYLQAREYHLMFPLAYDTTRYDSNEYSSSYGIKPRVTFFHSPNLSTQLSAAWQYQNFSDQDARDGSYAGLSVMPRIFWGNERYMLQWRAGYEWKNARDNINAYSGLATRLLLRVGAERSMQGRFSLEYRHPVYDEINPSDSEVRKDDYFKAAAKFYLPAPWRDTRTVVGFDYKRNNSNISTFDYSRKRLMVNFEKEF; this is encoded by the coding sequence ATGGACACTATCCCACTTCGATTACACCTACGCCTGCCGGCCCTTCTGTCGGTGTTTCTCTGCTGCCTCTTTTCCACTCAGGTCGTCGCCGAGCAGCCGGCCGTGTCTGAGGGTAGTCGGCTGTTGAACGCGGGTGAGCCGGAACAGGCATACGACCTCTTGTGGGATGCGGTGATGTCCGATCCCGACAATATCAAAGCCAACTATCTTCTCGGCAGGGCGGCAATGGCGCTGAAGCTGTATGAGAATGCGGTGGCCGCCTATGAACGGATTCTGACCGCTGATCCCAACCAACTTCAAGCGCGACTGAATCTGGGGATTGCCAACTACGCACTGGGTTCATACACGGCTGCTAAATATGAGCTTGAGCTACTACTGTCGGTGGATCCACCCCAGGGTATTCGGCACAAGGCGCAACGCTACCTGGAGCGGATTGAGGGGCGAAAAGGTGAAAGTCGACTACGTGCACGTCTCTCCGTCGGTTTGGTATACAACACCAATGTTGGCACTACGGCGACGGCCCGGGACGATTGGGGGGCAATGGTCAGCCTCGGCCTGAAGCATGACTGGGATGCAGGTTCCCGAGGTGGCTTTTTGTGGGGTACCACAGGTGTATTGCACAACGTCATTCATCAGGATGTCAGTGCCTATGATCTCAACTACCTCTCTCTGGAGACCGGCCCCGGTTATCTGCAGGCGCGGGAATATCACCTGATGTTTCCCCTTGCGTACGACACCACCCGCTACGACTCCAACGAGTACAGCAGCAGTTACGGTATTAAGCCCCGAGTTACCTTTTTTCACTCCCCCAACCTCTCCACCCAGCTCTCCGCCGCTTGGCAGTACCAGAATTTTAGCGACCAGGATGCACGTGACGGCAGCTATGCCGGCTTGAGTGTCATGCCGAGAATCTTTTGGGGTAATGAACGTTACATGCTGCAGTGGCGTGCCGGCTATGAGTGGAAAAATGCGCGAGACAATATCAACGCCTATAGTGGACTCGCCACCCGGCTGCTGCTGCGCGTCGGCGCTGAGCGATCAATGCAGGGGCGCTTCTCCCTGGAGTACCGGCATCCTGTATACGACGAGATCAATCCGTCGGATAGCGAAGTGAGGAAGGATGACTATTTTAAGGCAGCGGCCAAGTTCTATCTGCCCGCGCCATGGCGTGATACCAGAACGGTTGTGGGATTTGACTACAAACGCAACAACTCGAATATCAGCACCTTTGACTACAGCCGAAAACGGCTGATGGTCAATTTTGAGAAGGAGTTTTAA
- a CDS encoding FecR domain-containing protein → MYRSASRIISAISLLLLLTLMFPLSLHAASAIGRVAVLQGEARSIFTDGTARSLQLRSEVFMNDSITTGEKSRLQIIFSDKTTLTLGPSSTIVIDKYVYQADKSAGEFAATATKGFFRMITGNISRFFPDKVKVKTPAATIGIRGCLLAWSVGTGEQPLALLYLGGLQGLERGIYAENGAGMSELFDPEHGVRVPTPGSPPSLPTRWSEDQMRALLGPTVLHLPPSGTSQGPSDEPDFTFEADIDAPDELDFDVDPDVEREDGRARGSDQSFGNDYLN, encoded by the coding sequence ATGTATCGGTCTGCATCCAGGATTATCTCAGCGATCTCTCTTCTCCTGCTTCTTACATTGATGTTTCCGCTCTCACTTCACGCGGCCTCCGCTATCGGCCGGGTGGCGGTACTTCAGGGTGAGGCCCGCTCTATTTTTACCGATGGCACCGCCCGTTCACTGCAGCTGCGATCAGAAGTGTTTATGAACGATAGCATCACCACTGGTGAGAAGAGTCGATTGCAGATCATCTTCAGCGATAAAACGACCCTCACTCTCGGCCCGTCCAGCACCATTGTGATCGATAAATATGTCTATCAGGCGGATAAGAGTGCAGGTGAATTTGCCGCCACCGCCACCAAGGGCTTTTTCCGCATGATCACCGGCAATATCTCCCGTTTCTTCCCCGATAAGGTGAAGGTGAAAACACCGGCGGCGACTATTGGTATCCGCGGCTGTCTGCTGGCCTGGTCGGTTGGGACGGGGGAACAGCCGCTTGCGCTGCTCTATCTTGGCGGTCTCCAGGGCCTGGAACGTGGTATCTATGCTGAAAATGGTGCAGGGATGAGTGAGCTGTTCGATCCTGAGCACGGCGTCAGGGTGCCCACTCCAGGCAGCCCCCCGTCATTACCGACGCGCTGGTCTGAGGATCAGATGAGGGCTTTGTTGGGGCCGACGGTGCTTCATCTTCCGCCCAGTGGCACATCGCAGGGGCCTTCAGATGAACCGGATTTTACGTTCGAGGCCGATATCGATGCGCCGGACGAACTCGACTTTGATGTTGACCCGGATGTCGAGCGTGAGGATGGGCGTGCCCGCGGCTCCGATCAAAGCTTTGGTAATGATTATCTCAACTAG
- a CDS encoding adenylate/guanylate cyclase domain-containing protein, producing MISKIERHNIARLVGIFALLLLFLLSFLDPLFVQTVRLKTNDLFLKQHLSEQVETPIIIVDIDDRSLGELGQWPWPRIRLAEMIAHISKGGPKAIGLDIVFAEADGSSPRQVAAVLGPARLTERCLADLITLPDHDQLFQEALAGVPVILGFPFGFDGSDVPGKLSCSPSQAAVIGTPPGEWLFSATSAVENLQLLQKAAAGSGFFNVLPDVDGVVRRLPLILSHGDQLYNSLVLEMIRVGEGGAMIQVRATDNGMESVRVAEHAIPTDANGQMLVRYNSPERPFRRVSAVDVVTAGVDPVIFRGAYVLIGTSAKGIQDFVATPVSGHYPGVGVHANAVNTILSDEFLQQPDWAKGGELIYLVLMSSVLIALIPAIGAVKSGLLFIITTTLVSYFSYWLFNRYGLFFDPVYPLLFSILIFFVLTFVNYILEEGERRNTRNAFSKFLSPVLVNELLKSPEGLTLSGEEREVTALFSDIRRFTSISEDLQPQEVCTFLNQYFSVMAQILMDHRATVDKFIGDAVYAFWNAPLSDEYHTRNAMVAALKMREGLEKLNGQWKVGTLPQVKAGIGIHTGLAQVGNIGSENHLSYTAIGDTVNLTSRLESISKVYDVVIIVSDEAMHACRDDRFAFRKLDLIKVVGREQPVLIHELLGEKSLLSQTRLDELAGYHSALDHYFAAEFSAALALFRQLSDKRYTKLHQLFIDRCLHYIDHPPVEGWDGISRYTSK from the coding sequence GTGATTTCAAAGATTGAGCGGCACAACATAGCCAGACTGGTGGGTATATTCGCCCTGCTACTGCTGTTCCTTCTGAGTTTCCTTGATCCTCTGTTTGTTCAGACGGTGAGACTCAAGACCAACGACCTCTTTCTCAAGCAGCACCTCAGTGAACAGGTTGAGACCCCTATCATCATCGTTGATATCGACGACCGAAGTCTGGGAGAGCTTGGCCAGTGGCCCTGGCCCCGCATACGTCTGGCAGAGATGATTGCTCATATCAGCAAGGGAGGCCCGAAAGCAATCGGGCTCGATATTGTCTTTGCAGAGGCAGATGGTTCTTCTCCCCGGCAGGTGGCGGCCGTCCTCGGTCCCGCCCGTCTTACTGAGCGTTGCCTGGCGGACCTAATCACTTTGCCGGATCATGATCAGCTGTTTCAGGAAGCACTGGCAGGGGTGCCGGTGATCCTGGGTTTTCCATTCGGCTTTGATGGTAGTGATGTTCCCGGAAAATTGAGTTGCAGCCCGAGTCAGGCGGCCGTTATCGGCACACCGCCGGGGGAGTGGCTCTTTTCAGCAACATCCGCCGTGGAGAACCTTCAGCTCCTTCAGAAGGCCGCTGCAGGCAGCGGCTTTTTTAACGTACTTCCCGATGTCGATGGGGTGGTGCGCCGCCTACCGTTAATCCTCAGTCACGGGGATCAACTCTACAATTCTCTGGTTCTCGAGATGATCAGAGTGGGGGAGGGCGGCGCGATGATTCAGGTTCGAGCCACCGACAACGGTATGGAGTCGGTAAGGGTGGCGGAACATGCGATACCGACCGATGCCAATGGACAGATGCTGGTCCGCTATAACAGTCCTGAGAGGCCTTTTCGACGGGTCTCAGCAGTGGATGTGGTGACGGCCGGGGTTGATCCTGTGATCTTTCGGGGAGCTTACGTACTTATCGGCACTTCGGCCAAGGGCATTCAGGATTTTGTTGCCACGCCGGTCTCCGGTCACTATCCCGGGGTGGGGGTTCATGCCAACGCCGTTAATACAATTCTTTCAGATGAATTCCTGCAGCAGCCGGACTGGGCAAAAGGGGGGGAACTGATCTATCTGGTGTTGATGAGCTCGGTTCTTATTGCTCTGATCCCTGCTATAGGTGCGGTAAAAAGCGGACTACTGTTTATTATTACCACCACCTTGGTGAGCTATTTCTCATACTGGTTGTTCAATCGTTACGGCCTCTTTTTTGACCCCGTCTACCCTCTGCTCTTCTCTATTCTGATCTTCTTTGTGCTCACCTTTGTTAACTATATTCTTGAGGAAGGTGAGCGGCGTAACACGCGGAATGCCTTCTCCAAGTTTCTCTCCCCCGTGCTGGTCAATGAACTGCTGAAGTCACCGGAGGGTTTGACTCTCTCTGGCGAGGAGCGTGAGGTCACCGCGCTTTTCTCCGATATCCGCAGATTCACCTCCATCTCCGAGGATCTTCAACCCCAGGAGGTGTGTACCTTCCTCAACCAGTACTTCAGCGTCATGGCGCAAATTTTAATGGATCACCGGGCGACAGTGGATAAATTTATTGGTGATGCCGTCTATGCTTTCTGGAACGCGCCGTTAAGTGACGAATACCATACCCGTAATGCCATGGTTGCCGCTCTTAAGATGCGAGAGGGGCTGGAGAAGCTCAACGGTCAATGGAAGGTGGGGACACTGCCACAAGTGAAGGCGGGTATAGGCATCCACACCGGCTTGGCACAGGTGGGTAATATCGGTTCTGAAAATCATCTCAGCTATACCGCGATCGGTGATACAGTCAATCTGACATCGAGGTTGGAGAGTATTTCCAAGGTTTACGATGTAGTGATTATTGTCAGCGATGAGGCTATGCATGCCTGCCGCGATGACCGGTTTGCTTTCCGTAAGCTTGACTTGATCAAGGTTGTGGGCCGGGAACAGCCGGTGCTTATTCATGAGTTGCTGGGTGAAAAGAGCCTTCTGTCCCAGACTCGTTTAGATGAGCTGGCCGGCTATCATTCTGCCCTTGATCACTATTTTGCCGCTGAATTCAGCGCTGCATTGGCACTTTTTAGGCAGCTCTCTGACAAGAGATATACCAAACTGCATCAACTGTTCATTGATCGTTGCCTGCACTACATCGATCATCCTCCGGTCGAGGGCTGGGACGGAATCAGCCGTTACACATCAAAGTAA